One window of Gymnogyps californianus isolate 813 chromosome 10, ASM1813914v2, whole genome shotgun sequence genomic DNA carries:
- the SLC25A36 gene encoding solute carrier family 25 member 36, which produces MRMSQRDTLVHLFAGGCGGTVGAILTCPLEVVKTRLQSSSVTLYISEVHLNTVNGASINRVTRVSPGPLHCLKMILQKEGPRSLFRGLGPNLVGVAPSRAIYFAAYSNCKEKLNSIFNPDSTQVHMISAGVAGFTAITTTNPIWLVKTRLQLDARNRGEKRMSAFECVRKVYRSDGIKGFYRGMSASYAGISETVIHFVIYESIKRKLLEYKTASAMDNEDESAKEASDFVGMMMAAATSKTCATSIAYPHEVVRTRLREEGTKYRSFFQTLSLLVREEGYGSLYRGLTTHLIRQIPNTAIMMSTYEVVVYLLDG; this is translated from the exons atgtGGAGGTACTGTTGGTGCAATTCTGACATGTCCACTGGAAGTTGTGAAAACACGATTGCAGTCCTCCTCTGTGACTCTCTACATCTCTGAAGTCCATCTCAACACTGTGAATGGTGCTAGCATCAATCGAGTAACTAGAGTTTCTCCTGGACCTCTCCATTGTTTGAA gatGATCTTGCAAAAGGAAGGTCCTCGTTCTCTGTTTAGAGGGCTGGGTCCTAATTTAGTAGGCGTTGCTCCTTCCAG AGCGATATATTTTGCTGCTTACTCAAACTGCAAGGAAAAGTTGAACAGTATTTTCAATCCAGATTCTACCCAGGTACACATGATTTCAGCTGGTGTGGCAG gtttTACTGCGATCACAACAACTAATCCCATTTGGCTAGTAAAGACACGATTACAGCTTGATGCAAG GAATCGTGGAGAAAAGCGAATGAGTGCTTTTGAATGTGTCCGAAAAGTTTATCGATCGGATGGTATTAAAGGCTTTTACAGAGGAATGTCGGCATCCTACGCAGGCATATCTGAGACTGTTattcattttgttatttatgaGAGTATTAAGAGAAAACTACTGGAGTATAAGACTGCTTCTGCCATGGACAATGAGGACGAATCAGCAAAAGAAGCTTCGGACTTTGTTGGAATGATGATGGCTGCTGCCACTTCCAAAACTTGTGCAACATCAATAGCATATCCCCATG AAGTGGTACGAACAAGACTAAGAGAAGAGGGCACAAAATACAGATCTTTCTTCCAGACACTATCTTTGCTTGTGCGAGAAGAAGGATATGGATCTCTCTACCGAGGTTTAACTACACATCTGATCAGACAGATTCCAAACACGGCTATCATGATGTCAACCTATGAAGTGGTAGTCTACTTGCTTGATGGATAA